One stretch of Candidatus Melainabacteria bacterium DNA includes these proteins:
- a CDS encoding DNA adenine methylase, with amino-acid sequence MIDPLAAQITPSPFVEGECKGKPPGKAAAYRSPLRYPGGKQKAIDKIAEHMPARAKEFREPLVGGGSVFFHARSVDFAQTYWINDAFKELMSFWQIVQDSESCARLAFDLERFRAGFSSADEIRDYFLTARNEVPEHSFREAFLFFFFNRVTFSGTTRAGGFSRAASLSRFTASSIERLAPMPAALKDVRITCQDFEAVILEPGDDVFIFLDPPYFTATKLYGHNGSLHAFDHWKLAKILQQTSHRFLITYDDCAEIRDLYKWANIKDWQLQYGMNNCNLKKQSKIGNELFISNY; translated from the coding sequence ATGATTGATCCTCTTGCAGCGCAGATAACTCCGTCTCCCTTTGTCGAAGGTGAATGCAAAGGCAAGCCGCCAGGCAAGGCAGCAGCTTATAGATCGCCCCTGCGCTATCCAGGCGGAAAACAAAAAGCTATAGATAAGATAGCTGAACATATGCCTGCCCGTGCAAAGGAGTTCCGGGAGCCACTGGTCGGTGGCGGAAGCGTCTTCTTCCATGCTCGCAGTGTCGACTTTGCGCAGACATACTGGATCAACGATGCATTCAAGGAACTGATGTCTTTCTGGCAGATTGTGCAGGATTCTGAGTCGTGCGCCCGATTGGCGTTTGATCTGGAGAGATTTCGGGCCGGGTTTTCGTCTGCAGACGAAATTAGAGACTATTTTTTGACGGCGCGCAACGAAGTTCCCGAGCATTCTTTCCGGGAAGCGTTTCTGTTCTTCTTTTTCAACCGAGTCACATTTTCGGGCACAACGCGAGCTGGTGGGTTCTCCCGTGCAGCGAGCCTTTCGCGTTTCACGGCATCTTCGATTGAACGGCTTGCCCCCATGCCGGCAGCACTGAAAGATGTTCGCATCACCTGTCAGGATTTTGAAGCTGTGATTCTAGAGCCTGGCGACGATGTCTTTATCTTTCTGGATCCGCCCTATTTTACGGCTACCAAATTGTATGGACACAACGGCAGTCTGCATGCTTTCGACCATTGGAAGCTGGCAAAAATTCTGCAGCAAACCTCGCATCGTTTTTTGATTACTTATGATGATTGTGCTGAAATTCGCGATCTATACAAATGGGCAAATATCAAAGACTGGCAGCTGCAGTACGGTATGAATAATTGCAACTTGAAAAAGCAAAGCAAAATTGGAAATGAGTTGTTCATCTCCAACTACTAG
- a CDS encoding DsbA family oxidoreductase has translation MSSRNADSIQLDIYSDLICPWCYVGKARLDAALETLGPSKKINIQWKPFQLNPNMPTEGMERSQYMLKKFGTSDVSAMQARLSAAGAENGLVFNFASMKRVPNTFSAHRLLWFALKDDKQHALSAVLFRKYFHDGLDIGETETLVDAATEAGLDGTAARNFLVGKDGCESVEKEEKEGRLLGINAVPTFIVNGDIIASGAIPAAELVCAIEAAATLAK, from the coding sequence ATGAGCTCGAGAAACGCAGATAGTATCCAATTGGATATTTATTCAGATCTGATCTGCCCATGGTGTTATGTAGGGAAAGCACGATTAGACGCCGCACTCGAAACTTTAGGTCCATCGAAAAAAATCAACATTCAATGGAAACCATTTCAACTCAATCCCAACATGCCCACTGAAGGTATGGAACGGAGCCAATACATGTTGAAGAAATTCGGCACCAGTGATGTTTCAGCGATGCAGGCACGCCTCTCTGCCGCAGGCGCGGAAAACGGGCTCGTCTTCAACTTCGCCTCCATGAAACGCGTGCCCAACACTTTCAGCGCCCACAGATTGCTCTGGTTTGCTCTAAAAGATGACAAACAGCATGCCCTGTCGGCAGTACTCTTTCGAAAGTATTTTCACGACGGTCTGGACATCGGTGAAACTGAAACACTGGTGGATGCCGCAACTGAAGCAGGTCTCGATGGTACAGCAGCAAGAAACTTTCTGGTCGGCAAAGATGGCTGCGAATCCGTTGAAAAAGAAGAGAAGGAAGGCAGACTGCTCGGCATCAACGCAGTGCCAACCTTCATTGTCAACGGAGATATAATCGCTTCCGGTGCTATACCAGCCGCTGAACTCGTCTGCGCCATTGAAGCGGCTGCGACTCTGGCCAAATAG
- the lepB gene encoding signal peptidase I encodes MRNLKIILQVLLVLMSMIMVMSAFIWMRCSIEGRRVTADNMAPTLNTNDKVLFDMTPYRSGHPFVRGQIILFFPPYTKIRPKDISREPMLLLDKAFAPPSLHNPESSIKRVIGLPGDKIEITNGGVFVNDLKVSEPYVKEPARYELHKLKDIGGELLSGGAIYPYPAQEEPIVVPPGQLFVLGDNRNNSQDSHLWGFLDAERVLGKAILVFYPRLQIIH; translated from the coding sequence ATGCGCAACCTAAAGATCATATTGCAAGTTCTTCTGGTACTCATGAGCATGATCATGGTCATGAGCGCATTTATCTGGATGCGTTGCTCAATTGAAGGCAGACGGGTGACGGCAGACAACATGGCGCCGACACTGAACACAAACGACAAAGTCTTATTCGACATGACACCATACCGTTCCGGGCACCCCTTTGTGCGGGGTCAAATAATACTGTTCTTTCCCCCGTACACAAAAATCAGACCGAAGGATATCAGCCGAGAGCCGATGCTGCTTCTCGATAAAGCATTTGCACCACCATCTCTGCACAATCCGGAATCATCGATCAAGAGAGTAATTGGCCTGCCGGGCGACAAAATTGAAATCACAAACGGCGGAGTATTCGTTAACGACTTAAAAGTCTCTGAGCCTTATGTAAAAGAACCAGCCAGGTATGAGTTGCACAAACTCAAAGACATTGGCGGCGAACTTCTTTCTGGTGGTGCTATCTACCCATATCCAGCCCAAGAAGAACCGATAGTGGTGCCACCCGGGCAGCTATTCGTGCTCGGCGACAATCGCAACAACAGCCAGGACAGCCATCTCTGGGGTTTTCTCGATGCAGAGCGCGTACTCGGCAAAGCGATTTTAGTTTTTTATCCGAGACTGCAAATTATTCACTAG
- a CDS encoding ethanolamine ammonia-lyase subunit EutB: protein MVTSAKLSCTISKENFKFGSIKEVLAKANEEKSGDTLAGISANSELERIAAKSVLSQLTLANLRNEPVVPYEEDSVTRLIDDSVEETAWSKVKNWTVGELREFILQSPGGEVRALSKAFTGEIAAAVTKLMSNLDLVVAAKKCPVKSTANSTLGDAGVLGARLQPNHPADSVEGILASIYDGLSFGIGDAVIGINPVNDTPESVEQLLHLTNEVIEKLQIPTQNCILSHVTTQMLAIKRGAPAGLIFQSIAGTEKGNTAFGITIEMLEQARELGLSKCLNKGKKPMYFETGQGSELSSRSNFDADQLTLEARCYAFARAFDPFLVNDVCGFIGPEYLADGRQMIRAGLEDHFMGKLLGVPMGIDACYTNHMQADQNDLENLAILLTCAGVNYFMGVPMGDDVMLGYQTTSFHDVAALRELMNCRPAPEFEKWLESRELIKDGKLTDRAGDATVFW from the coding sequence ATGGTCACATCCGCCAAATTATCGTGCACAATCAGCAAAGAAAACTTTAAATTCGGCAGCATAAAGGAAGTGCTAGCCAAGGCAAATGAAGAAAAATCGGGCGACACTCTGGCAGGCATATCAGCTAACAGCGAACTCGAGCGCATTGCGGCAAAGTCGGTACTCTCGCAGTTAACACTTGCCAATCTTCGAAATGAACCTGTCGTACCCTACGAAGAAGATTCGGTCACAAGACTGATAGATGATTCCGTTGAAGAAACCGCCTGGTCAAAAGTCAAAAACTGGACAGTCGGCGAGTTGCGTGAATTCATCCTGCAATCTCCAGGCGGCGAAGTAAGGGCGCTGAGCAAGGCGTTTACGGGAGAAATTGCTGCTGCTGTTACGAAACTAATGTCAAACCTCGATCTCGTCGTTGCGGCAAAAAAGTGTCCTGTGAAATCTACAGCCAACTCCACCCTGGGAGACGCAGGAGTGCTGGGAGCTCGGTTGCAACCGAACCATCCGGCTGATTCAGTGGAAGGTATTCTTGCCTCTATCTACGACGGACTCTCATTTGGTATCGGTGATGCCGTAATCGGCATAAACCCTGTTAATGACACTCCTGAGTCTGTCGAGCAATTGTTGCATCTAACAAACGAAGTAATTGAAAAGCTTCAAATACCTACACAGAACTGCATTCTCAGCCACGTTACAACACAAATGCTGGCCATTAAACGAGGGGCACCTGCCGGTCTCATTTTTCAAAGTATAGCAGGCACAGAAAAGGGTAACACCGCATTTGGTATTACCATAGAGATGCTCGAGCAGGCCAGAGAGCTGGGCCTGTCAAAGTGCCTGAACAAAGGAAAGAAGCCCATGTATTTTGAGACAGGGCAAGGCTCAGAGCTTTCCTCGCGTTCAAATTTCGACGCAGACCAGCTCACTCTCGAAGCCCGCTGTTATGCCTTCGCTCGGGCTTTCGATCCATTTCTCGTCAACGACGTGTGCGGATTCATTGGTCCCGAATACCTTGCCGATGGGCGACAGATGATCCGCGCCGGACTGGAAGATCACTTCATGGGTAAGTTGCTGGGTGTGCCTATGGGCATTGATGCCTGTTACACCAATCACATGCAAGCAGACCAAAATGACTTAGAGAATCTGGCAATTTTGCTTACCTGTGCCGGAGTCAACTATTTTATGGGAGTGCCGATGGGCGATGACGTCATGCTCGGCTATCAGACGACCAGTTTCCACGATGTCGCCGCTCTTCGTGAGTTGATGAACTGCAGGCCCGCTCCGGAGTTCGAGAAATGGCTGGAGTCTAGGGAACTGATCAAAGACGGCAAGTTGACGGACCGAGCCGGTGATGCAACTGTATTTTGGTAG